CGTGGGTTCAAAAGCATAAATGGAATGGGGCTTATTGTTTAGCAAAGTGGCTACCACCAAACTGTAATAACCATAATGGGCCCCTACATCAAAAAACACTTCGGATTTTTGTCCCACATTCTGCAAAAGCCATTTTGTTAACGCGCGTTCATTATCTTCGCCTATGATGCCGCACAGATAATAATCCATAAAGTAAGCTTCGGTATAAAATGTATTGCCGGTGAAGAGGCTGTTTTTAACCAGCCAATGGCGTTCGGCACCGGGGCAAAGCTTAAATAACAGCTTAAAGAACAGCACGTGGAGTGGATAAGCTTTAAGCTTACCCCAAAGGGGGCCTCTAAAAATTGGGTGAAGTTCTTTTGCTTTGGCTTCACATTCATTAAATCTTTGCAAAAGTTGTTGTAATATTAGAGCCATATCCCGGTGCCAGGCACGCTTGCAAACACTTGAAAAACAATCAACTAAAAAAGCCCTCAAAAATAATGGCTTTCGTTTGCTCCACCTGCTGGAATCTAGCTTCGCTACGAAACTTCCTCGGGCTGATTTCGCTTCGCTCATCTTTGCGCCCTCGGTCGTCGAACATGGTTCTCGCCAGAGTCAAAACAAAAAAAATCCCCGATCTCTGATGAGACCGAGGATTTTTTTGCTCCGACTGCTGGACTCGAACCAGCGACCTAGCGGTTAACAGCCGCTTGCTCTACCGACTGAGCTAAGTCGGAATCTACGTCATTTGCTTGTGGCAAAATGAGGTAAGTTCCCTTTTTTATTGGAAGATGGTCTTGGTGTCAATCTGATTCTCCTAAGCTTTTTTGAGGTCAAAAAGTCTCCTGTTTTACCCACACATTTGTCCCTTTTCTTACCCCTGCCCCTCTGTAATTATAAGCATTTAAAGAACTTAAAATACAAAGTACATATCACAACCATCTCATACAATTAAATACTCGTATGCAGGGACTAATTTTTATCCACTATCCAGTTATTATTACGGATTTTATAAAAACTACACTTTAAGTTGACAAAATCATTCATTTTTACAATGAATAGTGCTAGTCTGTTTAAGCATGCAGGGGGAATTTTTTATGCATCTCCAAACAGTTTCAAATACTCCAAAAAAAATACTGCTGGTTGAAGACTCCGAAAACCTGTGTCAAGTTATCACCAAGCGCGCTCAAAAAAAATTTGGTTACTCCTGCAGAGTAGATAATACGGGAGAAAATTGCATCCAGCTATGCCGTGAAGAAAAACCCGATGTTCTTATTTTAGATATGGGACTTCCCAAGGTAAGTGGTTTAAGCCTGCTCCGCATGATTAAACAAGATAGCGAATTACAAAACATCCCGGTAATTGCCTACACCGCTTATAGCTACCACGATTTAGTAGCCGAATGTGCCGATTTAGGAATAGATGCCTACTTCACCAAATCGGAACCTATTTCCGAACTCTTCGATCTTATTCAAAATCAAATCAATAAAACCCAACATTAAGCAATTGGGAACGCCAAATGAATACTGCATCCATTTTGGTTTTCAACCCAAATTTTTCCATTTTGCGATGCCATCATTTCAATACACAATGGAAGCCCTAAACCTAATCCGTCGTGCTCGTTTACAGATAAATGCATTTTTTGAGTGGGCTGATGAAAAATTTCTTTCATACTTTTTTCAGACATCCCAGGGCCATCATCGTGCATGGTTATACATACCTTAGAAGTATCATTTTGCATTACACACGCTTTTAACACGATACTTTTTTGCGCATGCCGTAACGCATTAGAAAACAAATTATAAATAACTTCTTTTAACAACGCCATATCACAAATAACCGCTGGCAAAGCTTCTGGCACATCCACAATCACGTTTAAATCTTGTGCCTGGCCCAACCTAAAAAAACCAAGACCAATACGCTTTAACAGCTGAACCAAATCATT
The window above is part of the bacterium genome. Proteins encoded here:
- a CDS encoding response regulator, giving the protein MHLQTVSNTPKKILLVEDSENLCQVITKRAQKKFGYSCRVDNTGENCIQLCREEKPDVLILDMGLPKVSGLSLLRMIKQDSELQNIPVIAYTAYSYHDLVAECADLGIDAYFTKSEPISELFDLIQNQINKTQH